ATTTTTGCACGTTTTCTTGGAGAAGTATCGACATCTGGGCCAGTGACTCAGAAGAGGCGGAGACCTGCTGCATGCTGGCGGACTGCTCCTCTGTGGCGGCAGAAATGACTTGAGCGGCCTCTAAGGTTGCCTGTGCGCGTTCCTTCGTGGTTTGAACCGCTTGTTCCATTTCACCGGAAGCGGCAAATACTTCTTGGGTAGCGGCGGTAATTTCGGTTCCCTGTAAGGACAACTGATCTACGCAGGTGACGATGGACTGGAAAGAATGCCCGGTTTCCTGAATGACGTCCAATCCTTTCAGAGATTCTTGCGAGGCTTGTTCCATAGAAGAGACGGCTAAACGGCTTTCCTTTTGTACCTCTTGAATGTTTTTGGCGATCTCATCGGCGGCAGTCGCTGATTGTTCCGCAAGATGCCTGACTTCTTCGGCGACGACAGCAAAGCCGCGGCCTTGTTCGCCAGCTCGGGCGGCTTCGATGGCGGCGTTTAAGGCTAATAAATTGGTTTGGCTGGCTAGCTGCTTGATGATGGAACTGATGCTGCCAATTTGTTCAGCCGTAGTTCCTAGTTTTTGGATGGCCTCGCTGGCTTGTTCGTTAGCGACGGAAATATCCTTCATTTGCTGGATGGAGGCCTGAACAGAGCGGCTGCCGTCGGTGGCGGCTTCGCTGGCCTCTGAAGTTTGAGAAGACATGTGCTCGGTTTGTTGGGTAATGCGGTGCATGTAGCTGCTGATTTGGCCAGCTGCATGCTCGGCGGCTTCCACTGCTTCTAATTGCCGTTCGGCGTCTTCCGCCACTTGCGTGGTTTGGTTGGCTACCGCAATTGCATCTCGAGCGGATTCTTCGGAGCTTGCGTTGAGCTGTTGGCTGGCGGCGGATATTTGTTCCGCTGCTTCTGACGTTTGGGCGAGAAGTTTTTTGACGGCATGAATCATTTGTGCAAAGGCGGTTTGCAAGGAGCCGATTTCATCCTTATTGGCAGTAGTTTCTTCGAGGTGTTGGGAAAAATCGCCGGCGGCCATTTGCTGGGCCAAGAGAACCATCGTGCTGACCGGTTGAAGCTGCCTGCGGATAAGCCAGAAGATGGTAATCGCTGCAAGCGCAATGGAGAGAAGGCCTAACAGAGCGTTCTGCAGAATTTTGGCTTGAATTGGTGCCAGCGCTTCGGCTACTTCCATACGCACAATCGTTGCATAAGGTGTTCCCGGAATCGGAGCATAGC
This genomic window from uncultured Anaeromusa sp. contains:
- a CDS encoding methyl-accepting chemotaxis protein; this encodes MPQPQFSLFSRFRTSLSWKVAAVTAVLFAIAITVIISISTYYDVQETRQTILQNMTLQAQLVSQEISLETSRSLTTLETSAFDEIWQSENLDVLQNRLKRLRDSQPTIDNVFLVEKNGQRLNADGQWADLSNREYVQKAFRTKKSVFSEEVLASSYSGKLSLMMITPISVAGKERYLGTAVGVQGLQSIVTTKKYGQSGYAFAIDKKTGLVFAHPNQDFVGKLRLLDAADSFSQGKIPPELAVLATASLTGETGSRFYRFEDKEIVAGYAPIPGTPYATIVRMEVAEALAPIQAKILQNALLGLLSIALAAITIFWLIRRQLQPVSTMVLLAQQMAAGDFSQHLEETTANKDEIGSLQTAFAQMIHAVKKLLAQTSEAAEQISAASQQLNASSEESARDAIAVANQTTQVAEDAERQLEAVEAAEHAAGQISSYMHRITQQTEHMSSQTSEASEAATDGSRSVQASIQQMKDISVANEQASEAIQKLGTTAEQIGSISSIIKQLASQTNLLALNAAIEAARAGEQGRGFAVVAEEVRHLAEQSATAADEIAKNIQEVQKESRLAVSSMEQASQESLKGLDVIQETGHSFQSIVTCVDQLSLQGTEITAATQEVFAASGEMEQAVQTTKERAQATLEAAQVISAATEEQSASMQQVSASSESLAQMSILLQENVQKFKV